The following are encoded together in the Desulfovibrio sp. JC022 genome:
- a CDS encoding chemotaxis response regulator protein-glutamate methylesterase — translation MRIGIVNDQALAVDVLKKVVSAAGHEIAWIAHNGEKAIEKCCTDVPDLVLMDLVMPVLDGAGATQGIMQKCPCPILVVTASIESNSTKVFEAMGAGALDVVTTPRQENGGIEGGDELLSKISVIGKLQGNKKTSPAPKLIPKVRMVPPLLAIGSSTGGPSALATLLGALPEDFPAAIAIAQHVDGHFSENLAQWLDGQTGIKVELARSGMAMQPGKALIAPGDRHMRMGPGGMVELTSGPGENLYVPSVDVLFDSLCCAGFPSNSAAVLLTGMGADGARGMCDLRNSGWMTVAQDKESSVVWGMPGAAVKMGAAREVCSIEDMAGLLVRHFKKRFRS, via the coding sequence ATGAGAATAGGTATTGTAAATGATCAGGCCTTGGCAGTGGATGTGCTCAAGAAGGTGGTTAGTGCTGCCGGGCACGAAATCGCCTGGATTGCTCATAACGGAGAAAAAGCGATAGAGAAGTGTTGCACTGATGTGCCGGACCTTGTGCTCATGGATCTGGTTATGCCTGTGCTTGATGGTGCCGGGGCCACACAGGGGATTATGCAGAAATGCCCTTGTCCGATTCTGGTTGTTACCGCCAGTATTGAGAGCAATTCTACCAAGGTCTTCGAGGCCATGGGCGCGGGGGCACTTGATGTGGTTACCACTCCCCGTCAGGAAAACGGAGGCATAGAAGGTGGCGATGAGCTTCTTTCAAAAATTTCAGTAATCGGCAAGTTGCAGGGTAACAAAAAAACAAGCCCTGCTCCTAAGCTCATTCCGAAAGTCAGGATGGTTCCTCCTCTGCTGGCAATAGGCAGTTCTACAGGAGGACCTTCCGCTTTAGCCACTTTGCTGGGGGCCTTGCCGGAGGATTTTCCGGCGGCCATTGCCATTGCCCAGCATGTGGACGGACATTTTTCCGAAAATCTGGCTCAGTGGCTGGACGGACAGACCGGGATAAAAGTTGAACTTGCCCGCAGCGGCATGGCTATGCAGCCCGGAAAGGCGTTGATCGCTCCCGGTGACCGGCATATGCGCATGGGGCCGGGGGGCATGGTTGAATTGACCAGCGGTCCCGGTGAGAATTTATACGTGCCCTCTGTGGATGTGCTTTTTGACAGTTTATGTTGTGCCGGGTTCCCTTCCAACTCTGCGGCGGTGCTGCTCACAGGCATGGGCGCGGACGGGGCAAGGGGGATGTGCGATCTTAGGAATTCCGGCTGGATGACCGTGGCTCAGGACAAGGAATCCAGCGTGGTCTGGGGTATGCCCGGAGCGGCGGT
- a CDS encoding response regulator, giving the protein MLELFRMEAGNHTRVLEEGIPGLAADVSPEKVQPLIHAAHALKGSGKIVGLAEAVDLSQTMEAVLDRCSGAGELLAQQAVDGLLDGARFLHSLAEVEAENMDGWLEEKKDELVSLLERIESGKSTESPADHEPEPAQIPESEPVSLAQEEVRPEEPQTPPEEISAVEPVQAAAPPKEDIPLADLSMLDLFRMEAESHSHALNEGLLELEKDQAPDKVEPLMRAAHSMKGAARIVGLTDAVALAHAMEDLLVACQKGDTVLDSGQIDLLLAATDIYRDVSQLETDSIQGFLSESRPLMDQLEKALRGDEEAAAKVCSKVCPSGMPASIVDVPGEPVTEIVADASPEQGESKDVSAAQPKASPTKESSAPAQGGRAPEDSVVRVSAGNLNRLMALAGESLVESGRLGEFASSLLRLKGGHRDLMRILEDSCERVSHGETAEDVVDELKGALAECQVMLVKHINEFDLYRRRNDNVSGRLYHEVIASRMRPFSDGGRGFPRLVRDLARSLGKEVDFVIEGDTTSVDRDILDKLEAPLNHLIRNGVDHGIEMPDERVVAGKSSTGTIRVIAGHRAGMLFIEVRDDGRGLDPERIRAKVVERKLAPARMAAEMSRAELMEFLFLPGFSTAGKVTEISGRGVGLDVVHAMVQEVGGTVRADSEPGQGMSFSMQLPLTLSVIRTLLVKIADQPYALPLSRISRIASIFPEQLKLAEDRQYVSLDGVNVGLVPAAQILGVTSHQQEEDGLKVVVISDRMNRYGLVVDDFLGEQDLVVRPLDHRLGKVPDVNSVAMMPDGSPVLILDAEDLVRSIDNLLSGGRLGKVGMESAESGPVQKILVVDDSLTVREVERKLLANHGYEVDTAVDGQDGFNAVISGDYDLVVTDVDMPRMNGLELARKIKDDPELKSIPVMMVSYKDRKEDKLRGLEAGADYYLTKSSFHDETLLSAVEDLIGGAGK; this is encoded by the coding sequence ATGCTGGAACTCTTTCGCATGGAGGCGGGCAACCATACGCGGGTGCTGGAAGAAGGCATACCCGGTCTGGCTGCTGACGTTTCCCCGGAAAAGGTGCAGCCTCTCATCCATGCGGCCCACGCCCTGAAAGGGTCTGGCAAGATTGTGGGACTGGCTGAGGCCGTGGATCTTTCGCAGACCATGGAAGCTGTGCTGGACAGATGTTCCGGTGCAGGGGAGTTGCTTGCTCAGCAGGCTGTTGACGGTTTGCTGGACGGTGCGCGTTTTCTGCATTCCCTTGCCGAAGTGGAAGCAGAGAACATGGACGGCTGGCTGGAAGAAAAAAAAGATGAGCTGGTATCCCTGCTTGAGCGTATTGAATCCGGGAAATCCACTGAGAGTCCTGCGGATCATGAGCCGGAACCTGCTCAAATTCCTGAATCCGAACCGGTCTCGCTTGCACAGGAAGAGGTCCGGCCCGAAGAACCGCAAACTCCGCCTGAAGAAATTTCAGCAGTTGAGCCGGTGCAGGCTGCTGCTCCGCCCAAAGAAGATATCCCTCTTGCCGACCTTTCCATGCTCGATCTTTTCCGCATGGAAGCTGAAAGCCATTCCCATGCCCTGAATGAAGGATTGCTGGAGCTGGAAAAAGATCAGGCCCCGGATAAAGTGGAGCCGCTCATGCGTGCGGCCCATTCCATGAAAGGAGCGGCCCGTATTGTGGGGCTGACCGATGCCGTGGCCCTTGCCCATGCCATGGAAGATCTGCTGGTGGCCTGCCAGAAGGGTGATACTGTCCTTGATTCCGGTCAGATTGATCTGCTGCTGGCGGCAACAGATATTTACCGTGATGTTTCCCAGCTTGAAACAGATTCCATTCAGGGATTCTTGAGCGAAAGTAGACCGCTCATGGACCAGTTGGAAAAAGCTTTGCGCGGAGATGAGGAAGCAGCAGCCAAGGTTTGCTCCAAGGTCTGTCCTTCAGGAATGCCGGCTTCGATTGTGGATGTACCGGGCGAACCAGTTACTGAGATTGTGGCTGATGCATCTCCCGAGCAAGGGGAATCCAAAGACGTTTCTGCTGCTCAACCCAAAGCATCACCGACCAAGGAGAGTTCCGCTCCTGCGCAAGGGGGGCGTGCGCCGGAAGATTCTGTGGTCCGTGTTTCCGCCGGAAACCTGAACAGGCTAATGGCCCTTGCCGGGGAAAGCCTTGTGGAGTCCGGCAGACTGGGCGAGTTCGCTTCATCTCTGCTGCGCCTCAAGGGCGGACACCGGGACTTGATGAGGATTCTTGAAGATTCCTGTGAGCGGGTCAGCCACGGTGAAACCGCCGAAGATGTGGTTGATGAACTCAAAGGGGCTTTGGCTGAATGCCAGGTCATGCTGGTTAAGCACATCAATGAATTTGATCTCTACCGCAGGCGCAATGACAATGTTTCCGGCAGGCTTTATCATGAGGTCATCGCCAGCCGCATGCGTCCTTTTTCCGATGGCGGCCGCGGTTTTCCCCGTCTGGTGCGTGATCTGGCCCGTTCGCTGGGCAAGGAAGTGGATTTCGTTATTGAGGGTGATACAACTTCTGTTGACCGCGATATTCTGGATAAGCTGGAAGCCCCTCTTAACCATTTGATCAGGAACGGCGTGGATCACGGTATTGAAATGCCGGATGAGCGTGTTGTTGCTGGGAAGTCTTCCACCGGGACCATCCGGGTGATTGCCGGACACCGGGCCGGAATGCTCTTTATTGAAGTGCGTGATGACGGTCGGGGGCTTGACCCGGAACGGATCAGGGCCAAGGTGGTGGAACGCAAGCTGGCTCCGGCGCGTATGGCAGCAGAAATGAGTCGGGCCGAGCTTATGGAATTTCTTTTTCTGCCCGGTTTCTCCACTGCCGGAAAGGTTACTGAGATATCCGGGCGCGGGGTCGGGCTGGATGTGGTTCATGCCATGGTTCAGGAAGTTGGCGGCACGGTGCGCGCTGATTCAGAGCCCGGACAGGGCATGTCATTTTCCATGCAGCTGCCGCTTACTCTTTCAGTTATCCGCACTCTGCTGGTGAAAATTGCGGATCAGCCCTACGCCCTTCCTCTGAGTCGTATCAGCCGTATTGCTTCCATCTTTCCGGAACAGCTCAAACTGGCCGAGGACCGTCAGTACGTCTCTCTGGACGGGGTCAACGTGGGCTTGGTGCCCGCAGCCCAGATTTTGGGAGTCACCTCGCATCAGCAGGAAGAGGACGGTCTGAAGGTTGTGGTTATCAGTGACCGTATGAACCGTTACGGATTGGTGGTGGATGATTTCTTAGGTGAGCAGGATCTTGTGGTCCGTCCGCTGGATCATAGACTGGGCAAGGTCCCGGATGTGAATTCTGTAGCCATGATGCCCGACGGTTCCCCGGTACTCATCCTTGATGCCGAGGATCTTGTACGTTCCATTGATAATCTTCTTTCCGGCGGAAGGCTGGGCAAGGTGGGTATGGAATCCGCTGAAAGCGGCCCGGTACAGAAGATTCTGGTGGTGGATGATTCACTTACCGTGCGTGAAGTGGAGCGTAAACTGCTGGCTAACCATGGCTATGAAGTGGACACGGCGGTGGACGGTCAGGACGGCTTTAATGCGGTTATTTCAGGTGACTATGATCTTGTGGTTACTGATGTGGACATGCCGCGCATGAATGGTCTGGAGCTGGCCCGCAAAATTAAGGATGATCCGGAACTCAAGTCCATCCCGGTGATGATGGTTTCTTACAAGGACCGCAAGGAAGACAAGCTCCGGGGGCTTGAGGCTGGTGCTGATTATTATTTGACCAAGAGCAGTTTTCATGACGAGACCCTGCTTTCGGCAGTTGAAGACCTTATAGGCGGGGCTGGAAAATGA
- a CDS encoding chemotaxis protein CheW encodes MLESCWNTIGYAGDRSCPELEQWSHCYHCPNFTSVGLSLLDRKPPEGYLAENTEAVSIAKEEEQAETSGAVVFRISREWLALSSQVFVSVLEKRTVRPVPHRNSRMFRGLTSLQGQIIPVVSVRELLGLEEEYLTEEEKGFRVYSRFICVDRGLGRWIFAVDEVLGVHHYPPDALMDAPATVSKAPAAYTRGLFEIDDKRISLLEDELLFEAFNRIIK; translated from the coding sequence ATGCTTGAGTCCTGCTGGAATACTATAGGTTACGCCGGAGACAGATCCTGTCCCGAGTTGGAACAATGGAGCCATTGCTACCATTGCCCCAATTTTACAAGTGTCGGTCTGTCCCTGCTGGACCGTAAGCCTCCTGAAGGCTATCTGGCTGAGAATACCGAAGCTGTGTCCATTGCCAAGGAAGAAGAGCAGGCTGAGACTTCCGGGGCGGTTGTATTCAGGATCTCCCGTGAATGGCTGGCCCTTTCTTCGCAGGTTTTTGTTTCAGTGCTGGAAAAGCGGACCGTGCGACCGGTTCCACATCGAAACAGCAGGATGTTCCGGGGGCTGACCAGTCTTCAGGGCCAGATTATTCCGGTGGTTTCCGTTCGCGAACTGCTGGGTCTTGAAGAGGAATATCTTACTGAAGAGGAGAAGGGGTTTCGGGTTTACAGCAGGTTTATCTGCGTGGACCGTGGGCTGGGGCGTTGGATTTTTGCGGTGGATGAGGTGCTTGGTGTTCATCATTATCCACCGGACGCGTTGATGGATGCCCCGGCAACTGTGTCCAAGGCCCCGGCGGCGTATACCCGCGGCCTTTTTGAGATAGACGATAAAAGAATTTCACTGCTGGAAGACGAGCTTCTTTTTGAGGCCTTCAACCGCATCATCAAGTAA